One genomic window of Opitutia bacterium includes the following:
- a CDS encoding STAS domain-containing protein yields MPETAKPVFLVNAYSDPVLVRIDGRAAFTNSGCLKDFFNEMVKQGKTRFALDFQACTSMDSTFLGVLAGAALQMRKLNPPGSLTLVRVGERNLELIRNLGLHRLATVDSGAANLSFDGSTSQALTEAKKNEIESAKLVLEAHENLVSADSANAAKFQDVLAFLRSRVETGR; encoded by the coding sequence ATGCCCGAAACCGCCAAACCCGTCTTCCTCGTCAACGCCTACTCGGACCCGGTGCTCGTTCGCATCGACGGACGCGCGGCGTTCACGAACAGCGGCTGCCTGAAGGATTTCTTCAACGAGATGGTGAAGCAGGGGAAGACCCGCTTCGCGCTCGATTTTCAGGCGTGCACGAGCATGGACAGCACCTTCCTCGGCGTCCTCGCGGGCGCCGCGCTGCAGATGCGGAAACTCAATCCGCCGGGCAGCCTCACGCTCGTGCGCGTCGGCGAGCGCAACCTCGAACTCATCCGCAACCTCGGCCTGCACCGCCTCGCCACGGTCGACTCCGGCGCCGCGAATCTCTCCTTCGACGGCTCGACGTCGCAGGCGCTGACCGAAGCCAAGAAGAACGAGATCGAGAGCGCCAAGCTCGTCCTCGAAGCGCACGAGAATCTCGTCAGCGCCGATTCGGCCAACGCGGCCAAGTTCCAGGACGTGCTCGCCTTTCTGCGCAGCCGGGTGGAAACCGGCCGCTGA
- a CDS encoding SpoIIE family protein phosphatase has translation MLFLLGAMAGAILVYAFYWRAKRQAARVEEEKTSLLEERQIVLDYMHTMVDAVGERLSRDELFQRIVHASMLSTGALSACIFEKGADDMMRGVAVEGLFPPHRPIGDTQRMQMGSRAKFIEQVLRSESFPVGEGIVGRVAATGRGELVVNAPGDPRIVKHDDPALVVRSVIAAPIMVREKLIGVLCVCNAADGLPFTGTDYSLVETLAEQAGLAVHNADFVALQVEKQRIDLDLTLASDVQQMLLPREMPLMPGLEIDARYMAAQKVGGDFYDVFPLEGGRLGVAVADVSGKGISASLLMAICRTQLRAVAPRHASPAAALRDLNRGLSSDIRAGMYVTMTYAIIDAARSQVVFARAGHELPLLARTVGSEFSHEFLGSEGMPLGLVDGEVFDGAIVDREVSFSVGGTLVLFTDGLTEAPNDDGREFGNARLADVVRANRDQPAAAVNTAIMKAVSSFSRGEPRDDFTLLTIRHRA, from the coding sequence ATGCTGTTCCTCCTTGGCGCGATGGCCGGTGCCATTCTCGTCTACGCCTTCTACTGGCGGGCGAAGCGTCAGGCGGCGCGAGTTGAAGAGGAAAAGACGTCGCTGCTCGAGGAGCGGCAAATCGTCCTCGACTACATGCACACGATGGTCGACGCGGTGGGCGAGCGCCTTTCGCGTGACGAACTTTTCCAGCGCATCGTGCACGCCTCGATGCTCAGCACCGGGGCGCTCAGCGCGTGCATCTTCGAGAAGGGCGCGGACGACATGATGCGCGGCGTGGCGGTCGAGGGACTGTTCCCGCCGCACCGTCCGATCGGCGATACGCAGCGCATGCAGATGGGCTCGCGCGCGAAATTCATCGAGCAGGTGCTGCGCTCCGAATCGTTCCCGGTGGGCGAGGGCATCGTGGGCCGCGTCGCGGCGACCGGCCGCGGCGAACTCGTCGTCAACGCGCCGGGCGATCCGCGCATCGTGAAGCACGACGATCCCGCGCTCGTTGTCCGTTCCGTCATCGCTGCGCCGATCATGGTGCGCGAAAAACTCATCGGCGTGCTCTGCGTATGCAACGCGGCCGACGGCCTGCCGTTCACCGGCACCGATTATTCGCTCGTCGAAACGCTCGCCGAGCAGGCGGGTCTCGCGGTGCACAACGCCGACTTCGTCGCGCTCCAAGTCGAGAAACAGCGCATCGATCTCGACCTCACGCTCGCGAGTGACGTGCAGCAGATGCTCCTGCCGCGCGAGATGCCGCTCATGCCCGGCCTCGAGATCGACGCGCGCTACATGGCCGCGCAGAAGGTCGGCGGCGATTTCTACGACGTGTTCCCGCTCGAGGGCGGCCGGCTCGGCGTCGCGGTGGCGGACGTCTCGGGCAAGGGCATCTCGGCTTCGTTGCTCATGGCGATCTGCCGCACCCAGCTGCGCGCGGTCGCGCCCCGGCACGCATCGCCCGCGGCGGCGCTGCGCGATTTGAATCGCGGACTGTCGTCCGACATCCGTGCGGGCATGTATGTGACGATGACCTACGCGATCATCGACGCTGCACGTTCGCAGGTGGTCTTCGCCCGGGCCGGGCACGAGTTGCCTTTGCTGGCGCGAACCGTCGGCTCGGAATTTTCTCACGAATTCCTCGGCTCCGAGGGCATGCCGCTCGGGTTGGTGGATGGCGAGGTGTTCGATGGCGCGATCGTCGACCGTGAGGTGAGTTTCAGCGTCGGCGGCACGCTGGTGCTGTTCACCGACGGTTTGACCGAGGCGCCGAACGACGACGGGCGCGAGTTCGGCAACGCCCGGCTCGCCGACGTGGTGCGCGCCAACCGCGACCAGCCCGCGGCGGCCGTGAACACGGCGATCATGAAGGCCGTCAGCAGTTTCAGTCGCGGCGAACCGCGGGACGATTTCACCCTGCTCACGATTCGTCACCGCGCGTGA